The Leishmania braziliensis MHOM/BR/75/M2904 complete genome, chromosome 15 genome has a window encoding:
- a CDS encoding putative protein phosphatase 2A regulatory subunit yields the protein MLFNVSSPSTAARVVSPPASSQQPPRRCSDSETANYRTTSPSPPPSPSPSQSSTTDTISDSSDTLNEDTVTSSTELTRLPRALASSPSTPSPSVAPCPNPELSTQPLGAANLGSASAVGVNTSLNGVPGGENRGSSSPTTSPNSPAVSGNPRRSLNAAFTLSPRTESEVEISVEYNSDASSVCFDLDRHDPPIRQHYHLGRLEERRAFVTEGCVAAAQGMSTQRILDHLLPALLTAFEADDYSESFEDCAPCIARALPQIVACMEARTTANLTYFMGLIMALCCSAEGVVAKAITTSLQAILEMLADDVLRELFLPFVLTMRLSFWSAPRVVAAGLLGYLAMRPAVLQASGLSVSDMFNYYAECSSDASAMVRSAVVMSLHDWVRVAAVHRLTLAEMPLPLLKSLATDDLSDTVRYLLIEEVVKLAQMIGPKSSSKYLLSTFVGAHMDPSWRVRYTAANQLGAMAALVMNANDLEVVLDTLARDEEPETRAAVARQLEWMVQHCSSEVIQHCCVPVAVALSQDADPVVRRSAARHYHCFITGSDEVVRTMCKALRALMQDAAFPVQENAIESLGDLVTALEGSLQAAVQPAALGSSGGSNSETALSSPNSFRSPASRRHPASALATAHGRGSRHKSPHCSPRLASGATAGSGPAGAGGVNTTFTRKRADAIVRSFMTEVLTLSESRNWRIRDAVVRVVHHFCKVLSPGQFRPLTNMLFIALHDPVSTVRSQAVRTLKEVAVAYGGEWATQTAAELLQSDTLAPARAVSYMWRIIMIQCLEVLLPVASELGPCEARRRQLLATTLPLLRDYVTDRVPNVRLAAAHALPCWYSWFDVTEGERRAYNAAIEELQQDTDIDVLSASHNIPYNNSGSSSSVADGAGR from the coding sequence ATGTTGTTTAACGTGTCGAGCcccagcacagcagcacgcgtcGTATCGCCTCCAGCATCATCACAACAGCCGCCGAGGAGATGCAGTGACAGTGAGACTGCGAACTACCGCACTAcctcaccgtcaccgccgccgtcgccgtcgccgtcgcagTCCTCCACCACAGACACGATCAGTGACAGCAGTGACACGCTGAACGAGGACACTGTCACCTCCTCGACGGAATTAACACGGCTTCCGCGAGCGTTAGCATCGTCTCCATCCACGCCGTCACCGTCCGTAGCGCCGTGCCCAAACCCTGAGCTGTCCACGCAGCCGCTGGGTGCTGCCAATCTCGGGAGTGCGAGTGCCGTCGGCGTCAACACGAGTCTCAATGGGGTGCCTGGCGGTGAAAACAGGGGTTCCTCCTCTCCAACTACATCCCCGAATAGTCCTGCCGTCAGTGGCAACCCTCGGCGTTCGCTGAATGCCGCCTTCACGCTCAGCCCGCGCACTGAGAGTGAGGTGGAGATCTCCGTGGAGTACAACAGCGACGCATCAAGCGTGTGCTTCGACCTGGACCGGCATGACCCGCCCATCAGGCAGCACTACCATCTCGGCCGCCTGGAGGAGCGTCGCGCCTTCGTCACGGAGGGCTGCGTCGCGGCAGCACAGGGGATGTCCACACAGCGCATCCTTGACCACCTGCTCCCGGCGCTGCTCACGGCATTCGAGGCGGACGACTACAGTGAGTCCTTCGAGGACTGCGCCCCGTGCATCGCGCGTGCCCTGCCGCAGATCGTGGCGTGCATGGAGGCACGTACGACGGCCAACCTCACCTACTTCATGGGCCTCATCATGGCGCTGTGCTGCTCCGCGGAGGGAGTCGTCGCGAAGGCGATTACGACCTCCCTGCAGGCCATTCTGGAGATGCTCGCGGACGATGTACTGCGCGaactcttcctccctttcgtACTCACGATGCGCCTATCCTTCTGGAGTGCGCCGCGCGTCGTGGCGGCCGGGCTGCTCGGCTACCTTGCTATGCGACCGGCAGTGCTTCAGGCAAGTGGCTTGAGCGTGTCGGACATGTTCAACTACTACGCagagtgcagcagcgacgcctcgGCAATGGTCCGCTCGGCCGTTGTCATGTCCCTACATGACTGGGTGCGTGTGGCGGCTGTGCATCGCCTCACGCTGGCCgagatgccgctgccgcttctgaAGAGTCTTGCCACTGACGACCTTAGTGACACCGTCCGCTACCTTTTAATCGAAGAGGTGGTGAAGCTGGCGCAGATGATCGGGCCCAAGTCATCGTCCAAGTATCTGCTCAGTACCTTCGTAGGCGCGCATATGGACCCAAGCTGGCGGGTACGCTACACTGCAGCCAATCAGCTTGGCGCGATGGCAGCGCTGGTGATGAACGCCAACGACTTGGAGGTGGTTCTGGATACACTCGCGCGTGACGAGGAGCCGGAGACGCGCGCGGCTGTGGCGCGGCAGCTCGAGTGGAtggtgcagcactgcagcagcgaggtcATCCAGCACTGTTGTGTTCCTGTTGCAGTAGCCCTGTCGCAGGATGCCGACCCGGTCGTGCGGCGCAGTGCGGCCCGCCACTACCACTGCTTCATAACTGGTAGCGATGAAGTGGTTCGGACCATGTGCAAGGCGCTGCGAGCATTGATGCAAGACGCAGCCTTCCCTGTCCAAGAGAACGCTATTGAGAGCCTGGGGGATCTCGTGACGGCGCTCGAGGGGAGTCTGcaggcagcagtgcagcctGCAGCGCTAGGTAGTtccggcggcagcaacagcgaaaCGGCGCTCTCGTCACCTAACTCATTCCGTAGCCCCGCCTCGCGGCGGCACCCGGCGTCGGCGTTGGCCACTGCGcacggccgcggcagccgccatAAATCGCCACACTGCTCCCCGCGATTGGCCAGTGGTGCGACGGCTGGCAGTGGGCCAGCTGGTGCAGGGGGGGTGAACACCACCTTCACACGGAAGCGCGCCGACGCGATTGTGCGCTCCTTTATGACGGAGGTACTGACCCTCAGCGAGTCGCGCAACTGGCGCATCCGCGACGCTGTGGTGCGTGTTGTGCACCACTTCTGCAAGGTTCTCAGTCCTGGCCAGTTCCGCCCCCTCACCAACATGCTCTTCATCGCCCTTCACGACCCCGTCAGCACTGTCCGCTCgcaggcggtgcgcacgctgaaggaggtggcggtggcctACGGAGGCGAGTGGGCGACTCAGACGGCGGCAGAGCTATTGCAGTCAGACACGCTTGCCCCGGCGCGCGCCGTGAGCTACATGTGGCGTATCATAATGATCCAGTGCCTAGAGGTTCTGCTACCGGTAGCGAGCGAGCTCGGCCCATGCgaagcgcggcggcggcagctcctcgcgacgacgctgccactgctgcgtgACTATGTCACTGACCGTGTGCCAAACGTCCGtctcgcggcggcgcacgcgCTACCTTGCTGGTACTCCTGGTTCGATGTGACggagggagagcggaggGCGTACAACGCGGCAATCGAAGAACTGCAGCAGGACACGGACATCGACGTCCTCAGTGCTTCGCATAACATTCCGTAcaacaacagcggcagcagcagcagcgtcgccgacgGTGCGGGGCGCTGA
- a CDS encoding calmodulin-like protein, with the protein MTAPAAAAAAAAASPTPGTSSVPLEWSSTWNLFDERHTKLVSHIDLKHILRSLGRRYTEAEFNDLLRPLPDPASYDAFVKLMQQPYTGPTEDDLVTALRAFDVGDSGRLKLSELITLLTTLGEKMPEADVRQLLAEVPTDEKGRVRIDELATYLCTPVPTTTPDIMELKKQLEQVQSTAGASATKGS; encoded by the coding sequence ATGACCgctccggcagcagcagcagcagcagcagcagcctcgccgACGCCGGGCACCTCCTCCGTGCCACTGGAGTGGAGCTCGACGTGGAACCTCTTCGACGAGCGCCATACAAAGCTGGTGTCGCATATTGACCTTAAGCACATTCTACGCAGCCTCGGGCGCCGCTACACGGAGGCAGAGTTCAACGATCTCCTAAGGCCCTTGCCAGACCCTGCCTCGTACGACGCGTTTGTTAAGCTGATGCAACAACCGTACACGGGGCCGACCGAGGACGACCTCGTGACAGCGCTACGCGCCTTTGACGTCGGCGACTCAGGCCGGCTGAAGCTCTCTGAACTTATTACCCTTCTCACAACGCTGGGGGAGAAGATGCCGGAAGCCGACGTGCGGCAACTACTCGCCGAGGTGCCAACAGATGAAAAGGGGCGGGTGCGCATCGACGAGCTGGCGACGTACCTGTGCACCCCCGTGCCGACCACGACACCCGACATCATGGAGCTGaagaagcagctggagcaggtACAGTCAACGGCTGGCGCATCCGCGACCAAGGGCAGCTAA
- a CDS encoding putative 60S ribosomal protein L6, with amino-acid sequence MATAVKCAAKRKAAKKVSRKSPEYTTLRKSCAPGAIAIILAGRFRGRRAVILKQLPHNGPLVVSGPMKYSGVPIRRIDSRYVIATSTKVDISSVDTSSITPEVFLRPKAEKPTKCEGDFMGDKQKAKAEKAAKKTSKAEKKTVVSDARAQLQKKIDAALVAAIKKDAQGKEKAGYLRSVFTVKPGDAPHRWNW; translated from the coding sequence ATGGCCACCGCTGTCAAGTGCGCTGCGAAGAGGAAGGCCGCGAAGAAAGTGTCGCGCAAGAGCCCCGAGTACACGACCCTGCGCAAGAGTTGTGCCCCTGGCGCCATCGCGATCATCCTCGCCGGCCGCTTTCGCGGTCGCCGTGCCGTGATCctgaagcagctgccgcacaaCGGCCCGCTGGTCGTGTCCGGCCCGATGAAGTATAGCGGCGTCCCCATCCGCCGCATCGACTCCCGTTACGTGATCGCCACGAGCACCAAGGTCGATATCTCCAGCGTTGACACGTCGTCCATCACCCCTGAGGTGTTTCTGCGCCCCAAGGCGGAGAAGCCGACCAAGTGCGAAGGAGACTTCATGGGTGACAAGCAGAAGGCTaaggcggagaaggctgCCAAGAAAACCtccaaggcggagaagaagaCCGTCGTGTCGGACGCGCGCGCCcagctgcagaagaagaTCGACGCCGCTCTCGTCGCGGCCATCAAGAAGGACGCTCAGGGTAAGGAGAAGGCCGGCTACCTGCGCTCTGTCTTCACAGTGAAGCCGGGTGatgcgccgcaccgctggAACTGGTAA
- a CDS encoding putative 40S ribosomal protein S3 — MGPLSKKRMIVRDGVFYAELFEFLKRELAEEGFSGVSYHITTLRTEIVIKATKTREVLGVNGRRIRELTACIQQRFNYKEGKLQLYVERVEVRGLSAMAQVESLRFKLLSNLQVRRAAMGIIRYVMESGAKGCEVTVGGKIKGQRAKSMTFRDGYMIKSGTAHKSFVDSACRHCYMRAGCIGVKVKIMLPGDSTGRNGPSEPLPDVITVIEPKQITASE, encoded by the coding sequence ATGGGCCCACTCTCCAAGAAGCGCATGATCGTCCGCGACGGCGTGTTCTACGCCGAGCTGTTCGAGTTTCTCAAGCGCGAGCTGGCTGAGGAGGGCTTCTCGGGCGTCTCCTACCACATCACGACGCTCCGCACGGAAATCGTGATCAAGGCGACGAAGACCCGTGAGGTACTCGGTGTGAACGGCCGCCGAATCCGCGAGCTGACGGCCTGCatccagcagcgcttcaACTACAAGGAGGGCAAGCTCCAGTTGTACGTTGAGCGCGTTGAGGTGCGCGGCCTgtcggcgatggcgcaggTGGAGTCCCTCCGCTTCAAGCTCCTGAGCAACctgcaggtgcgccgcgctgccaTGGGCATCATCCGCTACGTCATGGAGTCTGGTGCCAAGGGCTGCGAGGTCACTGTCGGTGGAAAGATCAAGGGCCAGCGTGCGAAGAGCATGACCTTCCGCGATGGCTACATGATCAAGTCCGGTACGGCCCATAAGTCCTTCGTTGACTCCGCCTGCCGTCACTGCTACATGCGCGCCGGCTGCATCGGGGTCAAGGTTAAGATTATGCTGCCGGGTGACTCGACTGGCCGCAACGGCCCGTCAGAGCCGCTGCCGGATGTGATCACTGTGATCGAGCCGAAGCAAATCACCGCATCCGAGTAA
- a CDS encoding putative 2Fe-2S iron-sulfur cluster binding domain containing protein, whose product MSNSEGCERLTTIPGACPTPLELGVSGWNILHSSAAVYPYKPSAVQQTAMKNFIESWAHVYACSWCAYHMREYVHNHPPDVRDKLTASRYVCEMHNEVNERLGKDAFDCSPDVVLRRWHPGYPNKMEDKPTIEEQLAASEREKSTAKEAKRRQQEEERRISELGLHTREAAPKDGAAWRDASEAASKKAGGGLWSWWLSGKPALSTPAAKSNAPPGSNSSAPPPTTQHWQSTSTSGALTTPPTGALASAAADVANVGATPPRHGWATSLSEVHESSVMPTPSRGKAANDVTDIDAVLERLKRCQVYCPEDEELKH is encoded by the coding sequence ATGTCGAACAGCGAAGGGTGCGAGCGTCTCACCACCATCCCTGGTGCGTGCCCGACGCCGCTAGAGCTGGGCGTGTCAGGGTGGAACATCCTTCACTCCTCGGCCGCTGTCTACCCGTACAAACCGTCCGCCGTGCAACAGACAGCGATGAAGAACTTCATCGAGTCGTGGGCGCACGTGTACGCGTGCAGCTGGTGTGCTTACCACATGCGAGAGTACGTGCACAACCACCCTCCAGACGTTCGCGACAAGCTCACCGCATCACGCTACGTGTGTGAGATGCACAACGAGGTGAATGAGCGGCTCGGCAAAGATGCCTTCGATTGCTCCCCTGACGTGGTACTGCGTCGGTGGCACCCTGGGTACCCAAATAAGATGGAAGACAAGCCAACGatcgaggagcagctggcAGCGTCGGAACGGGAAAAGTCCACAGcaaaggaggcgaagcgccgTCAGCAAGAGGAAGAACGGCGCATCAGTGAGTTAGGGCTGCACACCCGCGAGGCGGCCCCAAAAGACGGTGCAGCCTGGCGGGACGCGAGTGAGGCAGCATCAAAGAAAGCGGGTGGCGGCTTGTGGAGCTGGTGGCTCTCTGGCAAACCGGCCTTAAGCACACCTGCAGCCAAGAGCAACGCACCGCCAGGCTCAAACTcgtcagctccgcctccgaCTACGCAACACTGGCagagcacctccacctcagGTGCACTCACGACGCCACCGACAGGTGCGCTGGcgtccgccgctgctgacgtcgCCAACGTTGGTGCTACTCCTCCCCGCCATGGCTGGGCTACCTCCCTCTCGGAGGTGCATGAGAGCTCTGTGATGCCCACCCCGTCGCGCGGCAAGGCTGCCAATGACGTCACCGACATCGATGCCGTTCTCGAGCGGCTAAAGCGGTGTCAAGTGTACTGCCCAGAGGACGAAGAACTCAAGCACTAG
- a CDS encoding putative succinate dehydrogenase encodes MPSAPLPGRLVNYSSPLYMYHHLMKNSTTKAPQLYTAKDNSKTAMHLITRRAPNANYTVNRWYLKEKVDSSNRMRLEGLYECVLCASCTGSCPQYWWNREHFLGPAVLLQSYRWLVEPLDRDFDERVRLFETGSLVNMCHNIFNCTITCPKFLNPGLASKEIKRLSSPSTKRVGPAIEMKPIKN; translated from the coding sequence atgccGTCCGCACCTCTCCCCGGTCGACTGGTGAACTACAGCAGCCCGCTGTACATGTATCACCACCTCATGAAGAACTCGACGACCAAGGCGCCACAGCTGTACACGGCCAAGGACAACAGCAAAACGGCGATGCACCTCATCACGCGTCGCGCCCCCAACGCAAACTATACGGTGAATCGGTGGTACCTGAAGGAAAAGGTCGACTCCAGCAACCGCATGCGCCTCGAGGGGCTGTACGAGTGTGTGCTCTGCGCCTCTTGCACCGGTTCCTGCCCGCAGTACTGGTGGAACCGCGAACACTTCTTAGGTCCCGCTGTGCTTCTGCAGTCGTACCGCTGGCTCGTCGAGCCCCTCGACCGTGACTTTGAcgagcgtgtgcgcctgttCGAGACGGGTAGCCTGGTGAACATGTGCCACAACATCTTCAACTGCACCATCACATGCCCCAAGTTCCTCAACCCTGGCCTGGCATCGAAGGAGATCAAGCGCTTGTCGTCGCCATCGACGAAGCGCGTTGGACCAGCAATCGAGATGAAGCCTATCAAGAActga
- a CDS encoding putative NAD/FAD dependent dehydrogenase yields MSSSSSPAPRKFSAEVRDDNPYSRLMALQRMGVVDDYESIRDKAVAIIGAGGVGSVVAEMLTRCGIGKLLLFDYDTVEMANMNRLFYRPEQQGLKKVEAAKETLKDINPDTVVEPHAYNITSTEQWQRFSDALTKGGVSPNSPIDLLLCCVDNFQARLTVNLACLTYKLPWMESGVAENAVSGHIQLLLPGVTPCYECCPPLVVATGLSEAKREGVCAASLPTTMGIVAGFLAQNTLKYLLHFGEVSEYIGYDAMRDHFPRVELKANPECRNALCGERQAAYAAKVRAMGEAAHPLYAARKARADRAEKEQQAARARAKACAAEWGITVEAEGKDSLVVHGKMVGSSSAAGEASSTTTSALPGREGEGVSGLEYAYAGTAGDSANVADEDKYVKTTGASIEELMARMKAIQ; encoded by the coding sequence atgtcatcctcctcctcgccagcGCCGAGGAAGTTCAGCGCCGAGGTGCGCGACGACAACCCCTACAGTCGTCTGATGGCACTGCAACGGATGGGTGTCGTGGACGACTACGAGAGTATTCGCGATAAGGCGGTCGCCATCatcggcgccggcggcgtaGGCTCCGTCGTGGCGGAGATGCTGACGCGCTGCGGCATTGGCAAGCTCCTTCTCTTCGACTACGATACGGTGGAGATGGCGAACATGAATCGTCTCTTCTACCGCCCCGAGCAACAGGGGCTGAAGAAAGTGGAAGCCGCCAAGGAGACACTGAAAGACATCAACCCTGACACAGTCGTCGAGCCGCACGCCTACAACATTACCTCGACAGAGCAATGGCAACGCTTCTCGGACGCACTGACAAAGGGCGGCGTCTCTCCCAACTCGCCAATCGATCTCctgctgtgctgcgtcgACAACTTCCAGGCACGTCTCACCGTGAACCTCGCGTGCCTGACGTACAAGCTGCCGTGGATGGAGAGTGGCGTCGCCGAGAACGCCGTCAGCGGACAcattcagctgctgctgcccggcGTCACTCCGTGCTACGAGTGCTGTCCTCCGCTCGTTGTCGCCACCGGCTTGTCAGAGGCGAAGCGAGAGGGCGTCTGCGCTGCCTCACTGCCAACCACCATGGGCATCGTCGCTGGCTTCCTGGCGCAGAACACGCTCAAGTACCTCCTGCATTTCGGCGAGGTCTCCGAGTACATCGGCTACGACGCCATGCGCGACCACTTCCCTCGCGTCGAGCTGAAGGCAAATCCAGAGTGCCGCAACGCGCTGTGCGGGGAGCGACAGGCCGCCTACGCGGCGAAGGTGCGGGCAATgggcgaggcggcgcaccCGCTTTATGCCGCACGCAAGGCCCGTGCAGATCgcgcagagaaggagcagcaggcggcgcggGCGCGGGCGAAGGCCTGCGCGGCCGAGTGGGGTATCACGGTGGAGGCTGAAGGCAAGGACTCACTCGTCGTCCACGGTAAGATGGTGggcagctcctccgctgcgGGCGAGGCAAGCAGTACGACCACCTCCGCCCTGccgggaagagaaggggagggcgTGAGCGGACTCGAGTACGCGTACGCCGGCACTGCGGGAGACAGCGCCAATGTCGCGGATGAAGACAAGTATGTCAAAACAACCGGTGCGTCTATTGAGGAGCTCATGGCACGTATGAAGGCGATTCAGTAA